In one Maniola jurtina chromosome 13, ilManJurt1.1, whole genome shotgun sequence genomic region, the following are encoded:
- the LOC123871237 gene encoding choline/ethanolamine kinase isoform X2 — protein sequence MAKKLQMCGTEEEMREIAGRICRNYLHGAWKSVDPADLDFKRISGGLSNFLYYVALPSDVTKLEGFAHESSPELDDHKKPILSSHSIYMEEPKKVLLRIYGQVHGERAMDAIVTESVIFTLLSERRLGPKLHGVFSGGRIEEYIPARSLLTKELAEPAISMKIAEKMAAIHSMDVPLSKEPNWLWKTMAKWMKTARDERLAPDSVGKNEEEQNIIKQLKPIDFEKEIEWLKKFVSSVESPVVFCHNDLQEGNILLLEDEIPPSEDDDFVQYDSKNSKYVLPQFDDQNTSDSLTSHISDTGEPRLVLIDFEYCAYNHRGFDIANHFQEWAYDYKNPEHPFYYEFQENLPTLEQKEIFIKEYLKHYHTNLSENKNQVHDPSIDEINQLLCEVEAFTLATHLLWCLWSIVNASKSQIPFGYWEFALCRLEHYMRLKQEIVKKDKFGFPQKRKICEVDI from the exons ATGGCTAAG AAACTTCAAATGTGTGGTACCGAGGAAGAAATGCGTGAGATAGCGGGCAGGATCTGTAGGAACTACCTCCACGGCGCCTGGAAGTCGGTAGACCCTGCCGACCTGGACTTCAAGAGGATCAG cGGCGGTCTGTCAAATTTTCTATACTACGTGGCGTTGCCGTCCGACGTGACTAAGCTGGAAGGCTTCGCACACGAGAGCTCGCCCGAGCTGGATGACCACAAGAAACCCATACTCAGTTCACACTCCATCTACATGGAGGAACCTAAGAAG GTACTCCTCCGAATATACGGACAGGTGCACGGCGAGCGAGCAATGGACGCCATAGTGACGGAGTCGGTGATATTCACGCTACTCTCCGAGCGCAGGCTCGGCCCCAAACTGCACGGCGTGTTCTCAGGAGGCAGGATCGAGGAGTACATACCT GCTCGATCGCTCCTCACAAAAGAGCTTGCAGAGCCAGCGATATCCATGAAGATAGCGGAGAAGATGGCCGCCATCCACTCGATGGACGTGCCGCTGTCCAAGGAGCCCAACTGGCTGTGGAAGACCATGGCCAAGTGGATGAAGACGGCGCGCGACGAGCGCCTCGCGCCTGACAGTGTTGGCAAG AATGAAGAAGAGCAGAATATCATCAAGCAGCTGAAGCCAATAGACTTCGAGAAGGAAATAGAATGGCTAAAGAAGTTCGTGTCGTCCGTCGAATCTCCAGTCGTCTTCTGCCACAACGATTTACAAGAAG GAAACATTCTACTCCTCGAAGATGAAATCCCTCCATCGGAGGACGACGATTTCGTACAATACGACTCCAAAAACTCCAAATACGTTCTCCCCCAATTTGACGATCAGAACACATCCGACTCCCTAACCAGCCACATCTCAGACACGGGCGAACCCAGGCTAGTCCTGATAGACTTCGAGTACTGCGCCTACAACCACCGGGGGTTCGATATAGCCAACCATTTCCAGGAGTGGGCCTATGATTACAAGAATCCTGAACACCCCTTTTACTACGAGTTTCAGGAGAATCTACCCACTTTGGAACAAAAG GAGATTTTCATCAAGGAGTACCTGAAACATTACCACACAAACCTGTCTGAAAACAAAAACCAAGTCCACGACCCGTCCATAGACGAGATAAACCAGTTGCTGTGCGAAGTGGAGGCTTTCACCCTGGCCACGCACCTTCTCTGGTGTCTATGGTCCATCGTCAATGCCTCCAAGAGCCAGATCCCTTTTGGATATTGG GAATTCGCGCTCTGCAGGCTGGAGCACTATATGCGATTAAAACAGGAAATCGTAAAAAAGGACAAGTTCGGCTTCCCACAGAAGAGGAAAATCTGTGAGGTCGACATATGA
- the LOC123871237 gene encoding choline/ethanolamine kinase isoform X4 — MSLYIKNVLVQAKNCYRRLIDMNKSTYGKLQMCGTEEEMREIAGRICRNYLHGAWKSVDPADLDFKRISGGLSNFLYYVALPSDVTKLEGFAHESSPELDDHKKPILSSHSIYMEEPKKVLLRIYGQVHGERAMDAIVTESVIFTLLSERRLGPKLHGVFSGGRIEEYIPARSLLTKELAEPAISMKIAEKMAAIHSMDVPLSKEPNWLWKTMAKWMKTARDERLAPDSVGKNEEEQNIIKQLKPIDFEKEIEWLKKFVSSVESPVVFCHNDLQEGNILLLEDEIPPSEDDDFVQYDSKNSKYVLPQFDDQNTSDSLTSHISDTGEPRLVLIDFEYCAYNHRGFDIANHFQEWAYDYKNPEHPFYYEFQENLPTLEQKFQNGWSVRRNAASSR; from the exons atgtcttTATATATTAAAAACGTATTAGTGCAAGCGAAAAATTGTTATAGAAGACTAATAGATATGAACAAGAGCACTTACGGG AAACTTCAAATGTGTGGTACCGAGGAAGAAATGCGTGAGATAGCGGGCAGGATCTGTAGGAACTACCTCCACGGCGCCTGGAAGTCGGTAGACCCTGCCGACCTGGACTTCAAGAGGATCAG cGGCGGTCTGTCAAATTTTCTATACTACGTGGCGTTGCCGTCCGACGTGACTAAGCTGGAAGGCTTCGCACACGAGAGCTCGCCCGAGCTGGATGACCACAAGAAACCCATACTCAGTTCACACTCCATCTACATGGAGGAACCTAAGAAG GTACTCCTCCGAATATACGGACAGGTGCACGGCGAGCGAGCAATGGACGCCATAGTGACGGAGTCGGTGATATTCACGCTACTCTCCGAGCGCAGGCTCGGCCCCAAACTGCACGGCGTGTTCTCAGGAGGCAGGATCGAGGAGTACATACCT GCTCGATCGCTCCTCACAAAAGAGCTTGCAGAGCCAGCGATATCCATGAAGATAGCGGAGAAGATGGCCGCCATCCACTCGATGGACGTGCCGCTGTCCAAGGAGCCCAACTGGCTGTGGAAGACCATGGCCAAGTGGATGAAGACGGCGCGCGACGAGCGCCTCGCGCCTGACAGTGTTGGCAAG AATGAAGAAGAGCAGAATATCATCAAGCAGCTGAAGCCAATAGACTTCGAGAAGGAAATAGAATGGCTAAAGAAGTTCGTGTCGTCCGTCGAATCTCCAGTCGTCTTCTGCCACAACGATTTACAAGAAG GAAACATTCTACTCCTCGAAGATGAAATCCCTCCATCGGAGGACGACGATTTCGTACAATACGACTCCAAAAACTCCAAATACGTTCTCCCCCAATTTGACGATCAGAACACATCCGACTCCCTAACCAGCCACATCTCAGACACGGGCGAACCCAGGCTAGTCCTGATAGACTTCGAGTACTGCGCCTACAACCACCGGGGGTTCGATATAGCCAACCATTTCCAGGAGTGGGCCTATGATTACAAGAATCCTGAACACCCCTTTTACTACGAGTTTCAGGAGAATCTACCCACTTTGGAACAAAAG TTTCAGAACGGATGGTCCGTACGCCGTAACGCGGCGAG CTCCCGCTAA
- the LOC123871237 gene encoding choline/ethanolamine kinase isoform X3, whose amino-acid sequence MSLYIKNVLVQAKNCYRRLIDMNKSTYGKLQMCGTEEEMREIAGRICRNYLHGAWKSVDPADLDFKRISGGLSNFLYYVALPSDVTKLEGFAHESSPELDDHKKPILSSHSIYMEEPKKVLLRIYGQVHGERAMDAIVTESVIFTLLSERRLGPKLHGVFSGGRIEEYIPARSLLTKELAEPAISMKIAEKMAAIHSMDVPLSKEPNWLWKTMAKWMKTARDERLAPDSVGKNEEEQNIIKQLKPIDFEKEIEWLKKFVSSVESPVVFCHNDLQEGNILLLEDEIPPSEDDDFVQYDSKNSKYVLPQFDDQNTSDSLTSHISDTGEPRLVLIDFEYCAYNHRGFDIANHFQEWAYDYKNPEHPFYYEFQENLPTLEQKFQNGWSVRRNAARFVVISISSTVRLTKLENNRKNRQQVQLS is encoded by the exons atgtcttTATATATTAAAAACGTATTAGTGCAAGCGAAAAATTGTTATAGAAGACTAATAGATATGAACAAGAGCACTTACGGG AAACTTCAAATGTGTGGTACCGAGGAAGAAATGCGTGAGATAGCGGGCAGGATCTGTAGGAACTACCTCCACGGCGCCTGGAAGTCGGTAGACCCTGCCGACCTGGACTTCAAGAGGATCAG cGGCGGTCTGTCAAATTTTCTATACTACGTGGCGTTGCCGTCCGACGTGACTAAGCTGGAAGGCTTCGCACACGAGAGCTCGCCCGAGCTGGATGACCACAAGAAACCCATACTCAGTTCACACTCCATCTACATGGAGGAACCTAAGAAG GTACTCCTCCGAATATACGGACAGGTGCACGGCGAGCGAGCAATGGACGCCATAGTGACGGAGTCGGTGATATTCACGCTACTCTCCGAGCGCAGGCTCGGCCCCAAACTGCACGGCGTGTTCTCAGGAGGCAGGATCGAGGAGTACATACCT GCTCGATCGCTCCTCACAAAAGAGCTTGCAGAGCCAGCGATATCCATGAAGATAGCGGAGAAGATGGCCGCCATCCACTCGATGGACGTGCCGCTGTCCAAGGAGCCCAACTGGCTGTGGAAGACCATGGCCAAGTGGATGAAGACGGCGCGCGACGAGCGCCTCGCGCCTGACAGTGTTGGCAAG AATGAAGAAGAGCAGAATATCATCAAGCAGCTGAAGCCAATAGACTTCGAGAAGGAAATAGAATGGCTAAAGAAGTTCGTGTCGTCCGTCGAATCTCCAGTCGTCTTCTGCCACAACGATTTACAAGAAG GAAACATTCTACTCCTCGAAGATGAAATCCCTCCATCGGAGGACGACGATTTCGTACAATACGACTCCAAAAACTCCAAATACGTTCTCCCCCAATTTGACGATCAGAACACATCCGACTCCCTAACCAGCCACATCTCAGACACGGGCGAACCCAGGCTAGTCCTGATAGACTTCGAGTACTGCGCCTACAACCACCGGGGGTTCGATATAGCCAACCATTTCCAGGAGTGGGCCTATGATTACAAGAATCCTGAACACCCCTTTTACTACGAGTTTCAGGAGAATCTACCCACTTTGGAACAAAAG TTTCAGAACGGATGGTCCGTACGCCGTAACGCGGCGAGGTTCGTAGTCATTTCCATTTCAAGTACAGTACGCCTCAcgaaacttgaaaataacagaaaaaatcGACAACAGGTTCAACTTTCGTGA
- the LOC123871237 gene encoding choline/ethanolamine kinase isoform X1: MSLYIKNVLVQAKNCYRRLIDMNKSTYGKLQMCGTEEEMREIAGRICRNYLHGAWKSVDPADLDFKRISGGLSNFLYYVALPSDVTKLEGFAHESSPELDDHKKPILSSHSIYMEEPKKVLLRIYGQVHGERAMDAIVTESVIFTLLSERRLGPKLHGVFSGGRIEEYIPARSLLTKELAEPAISMKIAEKMAAIHSMDVPLSKEPNWLWKTMAKWMKTARDERLAPDSVGKNEEEQNIIKQLKPIDFEKEIEWLKKFVSSVESPVVFCHNDLQEGNILLLEDEIPPSEDDDFVQYDSKNSKYVLPQFDDQNTSDSLTSHISDTGEPRLVLIDFEYCAYNHRGFDIANHFQEWAYDYKNPEHPFYYEFQENLPTLEQKEIFIKEYLKHYHTNLSENKNQVHDPSIDEINQLLCEVEAFTLATHLLWCLWSIVNASKSQIPFGYWEFALCRLEHYMRLKQEIVKKDKFGFPQKRKICEVDI, encoded by the exons atgtcttTATATATTAAAAACGTATTAGTGCAAGCGAAAAATTGTTATAGAAGACTAATAGATATGAACAAGAGCACTTACGGG AAACTTCAAATGTGTGGTACCGAGGAAGAAATGCGTGAGATAGCGGGCAGGATCTGTAGGAACTACCTCCACGGCGCCTGGAAGTCGGTAGACCCTGCCGACCTGGACTTCAAGAGGATCAG cGGCGGTCTGTCAAATTTTCTATACTACGTGGCGTTGCCGTCCGACGTGACTAAGCTGGAAGGCTTCGCACACGAGAGCTCGCCCGAGCTGGATGACCACAAGAAACCCATACTCAGTTCACACTCCATCTACATGGAGGAACCTAAGAAG GTACTCCTCCGAATATACGGACAGGTGCACGGCGAGCGAGCAATGGACGCCATAGTGACGGAGTCGGTGATATTCACGCTACTCTCCGAGCGCAGGCTCGGCCCCAAACTGCACGGCGTGTTCTCAGGAGGCAGGATCGAGGAGTACATACCT GCTCGATCGCTCCTCACAAAAGAGCTTGCAGAGCCAGCGATATCCATGAAGATAGCGGAGAAGATGGCCGCCATCCACTCGATGGACGTGCCGCTGTCCAAGGAGCCCAACTGGCTGTGGAAGACCATGGCCAAGTGGATGAAGACGGCGCGCGACGAGCGCCTCGCGCCTGACAGTGTTGGCAAG AATGAAGAAGAGCAGAATATCATCAAGCAGCTGAAGCCAATAGACTTCGAGAAGGAAATAGAATGGCTAAAGAAGTTCGTGTCGTCCGTCGAATCTCCAGTCGTCTTCTGCCACAACGATTTACAAGAAG GAAACATTCTACTCCTCGAAGATGAAATCCCTCCATCGGAGGACGACGATTTCGTACAATACGACTCCAAAAACTCCAAATACGTTCTCCCCCAATTTGACGATCAGAACACATCCGACTCCCTAACCAGCCACATCTCAGACACGGGCGAACCCAGGCTAGTCCTGATAGACTTCGAGTACTGCGCCTACAACCACCGGGGGTTCGATATAGCCAACCATTTCCAGGAGTGGGCCTATGATTACAAGAATCCTGAACACCCCTTTTACTACGAGTTTCAGGAGAATCTACCCACTTTGGAACAAAAG GAGATTTTCATCAAGGAGTACCTGAAACATTACCACACAAACCTGTCTGAAAACAAAAACCAAGTCCACGACCCGTCCATAGACGAGATAAACCAGTTGCTGTGCGAAGTGGAGGCTTTCACCCTGGCCACGCACCTTCTCTGGTGTCTATGGTCCATCGTCAATGCCTCCAAGAGCCAGATCCCTTTTGGATATTGG GAATTCGCGCTCTGCAGGCTGGAGCACTATATGCGATTAAAACAGGAAATCGTAAAAAAGGACAAGTTCGGCTTCCCACAGAAGAGGAAAATCTGTGAGGTCGACATATGA
- the LOC123871243 gene encoding acidic fibroblast growth factor intracellular-binding protein isoform X2 — protein MYTEVDVFVSNFTLIDPEIYQLWIDGCSSSEAVSTLHQRSIAKQTGATVELIASDVLDHYRYYDLDDAVIRELLGRKLSSRHRKDLDEVAERSGAPLRCCRRQFDNVRRVFKAVEEMPGNVVANIRSTFLISEPLAKKYGAVVFIACMRFETAKRKLQYLSFNDFYHCAQAIMGSWTYSCTGPEYYDTEMDREFLLELRELRILLDKEKEHKHLICMRLKPKLLEKSYQELELNFRLYTRALVGLACNLHRGRELRSLFIDLLERCVEPLRLGSWPKTDLAQFLCAYEQCALQMDVLREADLKNVWERYMRVVSQCLLTMYHL, from the exons ATGTACACAGAAGTGGATGTTTTTGTTAGTAATTTTACACTTATCGATCCCGAAATATATCAACTATGGATTGATGGATGTTCAT CCAGCGAAGCTGTTTCGACCCTGCACCAGAGGTCTATTGCCAAGCAGACCGGGGCCACAGTAGAACTCATTGCTAGCGATGTGTTGGACCATTACAG ATATTATGACTTAGATGATGCTGTAATAAGAGAACTTTTGGGTCGCAAGCTGTCATCACGTCACAGGAAAGACCTAGATGAG GTGGCCGAGCGATCAGGCGCCCCTCTGCGCTGCTGCCGGCGCCAGTTCGACAACGTGCGGCGCGTGTTCAAGGCGGTGGAGGAGATGCCGGGGAACGTGGTCGCTAACATCCGCTCCACGTTTCTGATCTCCGAGCCGCTCGCCAA AAAATACGGCGCGGTGGTGTTCATAGCGTGCATGCGGTTCGAAACGGCCAAGCGCAAACTACAGTATTTGTCCTTCAACGACTTCTACCATTGTGCACAA GCAATAATGGGCAGCTGGACGTACAGCTGTACGGGGCCGGAGTACTACGACACTGAGATGGACCGCGAGTTTCTGCTGGAGCTTCGGGAGTTGAGGATCCTGCTGGACAAGGAGAAGGAGCATAAGCA TTTGATATGTATGCGTCTGAAGCCAAAACTCCTCGAAAAGTCGTATCAAGAACTGGAATTGAATTTCAG ATTGTACACACGCGCATTGGTCGGCTTGGCGTGCAACTTGCATCGCGGCAGAGAACTCAGATCCCTGTTTATTGACTTACTCGAGAG ATGTGTGGAGCCCCTGCGCCTAGGCAGCTGGCCCAAAACAGATTTGGCTCAGTTCCTTTGCGCCTACGAGCAATGCGCCCTGCAGATGGATGTACTCAG GGAGGCAGACTTGAAGAACGTGTGGGAGCGGTACATGAGAGTGGTCAGCCAATGCTTATTGACTATGTACCATCTTTAG
- the LOC123871243 gene encoding acidic fibroblast growth factor intracellular-binding protein isoform X1, producing MYTEVDVFVSNFTLIDPEIYQLWIDGCSSSEAVSTLHQRSIAKQTGATVELIASDVLDHYRTFALLERLLTVPSKLSEQMIFQIDEPTKQMLIEKYYDLDDAVIRELLGRKLSSRHRKDLDEVAERSGAPLRCCRRQFDNVRRVFKAVEEMPGNVVANIRSTFLISEPLAKKYGAVVFIACMRFETAKRKLQYLSFNDFYHCAQAIMGSWTYSCTGPEYYDTEMDREFLLELRELRILLDKEKEHKHLICMRLKPKLLEKSYQELELNFRLYTRALVGLACNLHRGRELRSLFIDLLERCVEPLRLGSWPKTDLAQFLCAYEQCALQMDVLREADLKNVWERYMRVVSQCLLTMYHL from the exons ATGTACACAGAAGTGGATGTTTTTGTTAGTAATTTTACACTTATCGATCCCGAAATATATCAACTATGGATTGATGGATGTTCAT CCAGCGAAGCTGTTTCGACCCTGCACCAGAGGTCTATTGCCAAGCAGACCGGGGCCACAGTAGAACTCATTGCTAGCGATGTGTTGGACCATTACAG AACCTTTGCCCTACTTGAGCGACTCTTGACGGTTCCATCAAAACTGTCAGAGCAAATGATCTTCCAAATTGATGAACCTACCAAACAAATGCTCATTGAAAA ATATTATGACTTAGATGATGCTGTAATAAGAGAACTTTTGGGTCGCAAGCTGTCATCACGTCACAGGAAAGACCTAGATGAG GTGGCCGAGCGATCAGGCGCCCCTCTGCGCTGCTGCCGGCGCCAGTTCGACAACGTGCGGCGCGTGTTCAAGGCGGTGGAGGAGATGCCGGGGAACGTGGTCGCTAACATCCGCTCCACGTTTCTGATCTCCGAGCCGCTCGCCAA AAAATACGGCGCGGTGGTGTTCATAGCGTGCATGCGGTTCGAAACGGCCAAGCGCAAACTACAGTATTTGTCCTTCAACGACTTCTACCATTGTGCACAA GCAATAATGGGCAGCTGGACGTACAGCTGTACGGGGCCGGAGTACTACGACACTGAGATGGACCGCGAGTTTCTGCTGGAGCTTCGGGAGTTGAGGATCCTGCTGGACAAGGAGAAGGAGCATAAGCA TTTGATATGTATGCGTCTGAAGCCAAAACTCCTCGAAAAGTCGTATCAAGAACTGGAATTGAATTTCAG ATTGTACACACGCGCATTGGTCGGCTTGGCGTGCAACTTGCATCGCGGCAGAGAACTCAGATCCCTGTTTATTGACTTACTCGAGAG ATGTGTGGAGCCCCTGCGCCTAGGCAGCTGGCCCAAAACAGATTTGGCTCAGTTCCTTTGCGCCTACGAGCAATGCGCCCTGCAGATGGATGTACTCAG GGAGGCAGACTTGAAGAACGTGTGGGAGCGGTACATGAGAGTGGTCAGCCAATGCTTATTGACTATGTACCATCTTTAG